The nucleotide sequence TTGATTTGTTTCATCTGGTTTAAAATATTAAGTAATTATTTATTGTTTTAATTGTAATTCTCTTGCTTTTTTAATTGAGTCTCTAACTTGTAATGCTTTTTCTCTTTTTTCTTCTAAAGCTTTTTTACGTTCCTCAATGATTCTGTTTCGTTCCTCTAGGGTCTTTGCTCTAGCGTCTACTGGTTCAGTTTCGATAACTTCCTTTTCAACTGTTTTTTTTGTGTCTGTTGAACTTGGTTTTTGTGTCGTTGTTTTTACTTCTTCTGTCTTAGTTGTTTCAGAAACCGTGCCAGTTTTTTTAGCAGCTCTTTCTTCAAGAACTTGTTTTCTCTTTTCTTCTAATTCTGCTTTTCTGTCTTCAGCTAGTTTTTTTCTATCCTCTAGCGCTTTTGCATTAGCGTCAATTTGATTTTGCTTCGCTTCCTCAGCTTTTATTTTAGCTGTGTCTTTAGAGTTATCAACGTTAGCAGCAGGTGTTGTTGTGGAACTACTTTTTTTAGCAGCTCTTTCTTCAAGAACTTGTTTTCTTTTTTCTTCTAATTCTGCTTTTCTGTCTTCAGCTAGTTTTTTTCTATCATCTAGCGCTTTTGCATTAGCGTCAATTTGATTTTGCTTCGCTTCTTCAGCTTTTATTTTTGCTGTGTCTTTAGAGTTGTCAACGTTGGCAGCAGGTGTTGTTGTGGAGCCAGTTTTTTTAGCTTCTCTTTCTAAAAGCAATTGTGCTCGTTTTTCTTCTGCTTCTTTTTTCTTTTGTTCGGCAGCAATTTTTCGGTCTTCTAATGCTTTTTCTCTTGCCGCTTTTCTATCTTCTAATAACTTTTGTCTTTCGACTAAATTAGGGTTTACATCAACAGCATCTTCTTTTTTCTCTTTTTCTAATTCGGCTTGAAGTTGTTTTTTTGAAAGTTGCTCTCTTTTGTCTGCGCGATTTATTACACGTAATACTAAGTCGCTGATATCATATCTTTTCGCTGCAAAAAGCATCGTCATATCAGAGGTTTTGTCAAAAATGAAATCGTATTTTTGGGTTTCAGCAATATCTTGAATGGCAGTAAAAACTTGGTCTTGAACGGGTTTTATTAAATCTGATTTTTGAGTCATCAGATTTCCGTTTGGGCCAAATCGTAATTGCTGTAATTCTAGCATTTCATTTTCTAGAAATTTTATTTCATTCTCCCTTTCTTCAATAAGGCTTTTTGTGAGAAGTGCTTTTTCTATTTTTAATTCTTCTTTTATTTTATTGACATGATTTTTTTTAACATCAATTTCTTGTTTCCATTTTTGAGCTTTCTGTTCTAGTTGGTTATTTGCTTCGATGTAGTTGGGTACATTTTGCAATATGTATTCCATATCGATATAGCCAATCTTTGTTCCTCTTGTTTGGGAATAGATGCTAGTAGTGATTGCAACTAGAAATAAAAGTAAAAAA is from Flavobacterium sp. NG2 and encodes:
- a CDS encoding OmpH family outer membrane protein: MRKHFLLLFLVAITTSIYSQTRGTKIGYIDMEYILQNVPNYIEANNQLEQKAQKWKQEIDVKKNHVNKIKEELKIEKALLTKSLIEERENEIKFLENEMLELQQLRFGPNGNLMTQKSDLIKPVQDQVFTAIQDIAETQKYDFIFDKTSDMTMLFAAKRYDISDLVLRVINRADKREQLSKKQLQAELEKEKKEDAVDVNPNLVERQKLLEDRKAAREKALEDRKIAAEQKKKEAEEKRAQLLLEREAKKTGSTTTPAANVDNSKDTAKIKAEEAKQNQIDANAKALDDRKKLAEDRKAELEEKRKQVLEERAAKKSSSTTTPAANVDNSKDTAKIKAEEAKQNQIDANAKALEDRKKLAEDRKAELEEKRKQVLEERAAKKTGTVSETTKTEEVKTTTQKPSSTDTKKTVEKEVIETEPVDARAKTLEERNRIIEERKKALEEKREKALQVRDSIKKARELQLKQ